The following coding sequences are from one Nonlabens arenilitoris window:
- a CDS encoding PorP/SprF family type IX secretion system membrane protein, whose product MNKLLTIILLFAFAKAVTAQQDPQYTQYMYNPITINPAYAGNRGVMSIVGLHRSQWVGLDGAPRTQSLSLHTPIENSRVGLGLSVVNDEIGPSDETYIAADFSYTLPVGDEARLSFGLKGGVHLLNVDFTKLNIFNTSDPRLQENIDNKLSPTVGLGLYYHTDRFYVGLSTPNVLQTNHFDDSNDTSATTFIAEERIHYFATAGYVFDLNDDIKFKPATLVKMVNGSPLQVDLTANFLFNEKLTLGAAYRWSAAISGLVGFQLSDQMMIGFAYDRETTELGNALYNDGSYELFVRFELFNSYDRIITPRFF is encoded by the coding sequence ATGAATAAATTATTAACGATTATATTATTGTTTGCTTTCGCGAAAGCGGTTACAGCACAACAGGATCCACAATACACACAGTACATGTATAATCCAATAACGATAAATCCGGCCTATGCAGGAAATCGTGGAGTGATGAGTATTGTCGGTCTTCATAGAAGTCAATGGGTAGGATTAGATGGCGCACCACGCACTCAAAGTTTGTCATTACATACACCTATAGAGAACAGTCGAGTAGGTTTGGGATTAAGTGTAGTAAATGATGAGATAGGACCTAGTGATGAGACTTATATAGCTGCCGACTTTAGTTATACTTTACCAGTAGGAGATGAGGCTCGATTAAGTTTTGGATTAAAAGGAGGAGTTCATTTATTAAATGTTGATTTTACAAAGCTGAATATCTTTAATACATCAGATCCTAGGTTGCAGGAAAATATTGATAATAAGTTATCACCTACAGTGGGACTGGGATTGTATTATCATACAGATCGTTTTTATGTAGGATTGAGTACGCCTAATGTGTTACAGACAAATCACTTTGATGATAGTAATGATACTAGTGCAACTACATTCATTGCAGAAGAGCGCATACATTATTTTGCAACCGCAGGATATGTATTTGATTTAAATGACGATATTAAGTTTAAACCAGCAACCTTAGTTAAGATGGTAAATGGATCACCGTTACAGGTGGACTTAACGGCAAACTTTTTATTCAATGAGAAATTGACTTTAGGAGCAGCCTATCGCTGGAGTGCTGCGATAAGTGGACTGGTAGGATTTCAATTAAGTGATCAAATGATGATAGGATTTGCATATGATCGTGAAACGACAGAACTGGGTAATGCCCTATACAATGATGGAAGTTATGAACTCTTTGTGAGGTTTGAACTTTTCAATAGCTACGATAGAATAATAACGCCTCGATTCTTTTAA
- a CDS encoding OmpA family protein, which translates to MTKKLFILFVLISTVVFGQKEKVKESNQDYKDLAYIDAQKMYLSIVKNGYENKEVFEKLGDTYYYNNDYTNANLWYSKVFQYDPESIDRNYYFKYIQTLKAVREYEKADQILNLYAEVKGEDQYLENYLNQPNYLEKIKRQSGRYEIKNLEMNSEIQDFGTSYLPNSNSIVYASSQDTASLVKRRHKWNERVFLNLYKATADSITLELSDAVKLNKALNTKFHESNAVFTKDGNTMYFTRNNYIKRNYKTSSDEINKLKILKATRENATSPWENITELPFNSDEFSTAHPALSKDGKRLFFASDRPGSMTDGNNRLTSDIWYVTIDENGDFSEPVNVNSVNTIGNDLFPFISDNGDFYYSSTGHQGLGGLDVYVVQTNDKGMPVKEVINIGKPVNSSYDDFAFIIKDSLKTGYFSSNRKSGKGLDDIYSFKQTKDLKCVVDINGIVTNEENGELMPFATVTLLDKDNKKIKSIVVGEDAAYSFVLECGQNYSIRAQKEDFSIAEEFVQTPKISTTLEQPLAVAKAVEDKVVDIKVGDDLNDILDLNMIYFDFDKHNIRYDAEIELQKVLAFMKAYPNSIIDIRSHTDSRASDGYNIKLSDRRAKSTRAYLIMKGIKANRLTARGYGEYQLVNECSNGVDCTEEQHQLNRRSEFIIMKLK; encoded by the coding sequence ATGACTAAAAAACTATTTATACTATTTGTCTTGATTTCCACTGTGGTATTTGGGCAAAAGGAAAAGGTAAAAGAATCTAATCAAGATTATAAAGATCTTGCTTACATCGATGCTCAGAAAATGTATTTGAGTATAGTGAAAAACGGATATGAAAATAAAGAGGTTTTTGAAAAATTAGGTGATACTTATTACTACAATAATGATTATACAAATGCTAATTTATGGTACTCAAAAGTTTTTCAATATGATCCAGAATCAATTGATCGCAATTACTATTTTAAATACATTCAAACTTTAAAAGCCGTACGAGAATATGAAAAAGCTGATCAGATTTTAAACCTTTATGCAGAGGTGAAAGGAGAAGATCAGTATCTAGAGAATTATCTTAATCAGCCTAATTATCTAGAAAAGATTAAAAGGCAATCTGGTAGGTATGAAATTAAAAACCTTGAAATGAATAGTGAGATTCAAGATTTTGGAACGTCTTATTTACCTAATTCTAATAGTATTGTTTATGCAAGTTCTCAAGACACAGCGTCTTTAGTTAAAAGACGTCATAAGTGGAATGAAAGAGTTTTTCTGAATTTATATAAAGCGACTGCAGATTCAATTACACTAGAATTAAGTGATGCTGTAAAACTTAATAAAGCTCTTAACACAAAATTCCACGAGAGTAACGCAGTATTTACAAAGGATGGTAATACCATGTATTTCACTAGAAATAATTACATAAAACGTAACTATAAGACAAGTTCTGATGAAATAAATAAGCTTAAAATTTTAAAAGCAACCAGGGAGAATGCGACTTCTCCATGGGAAAACATCACAGAATTGCCATTTAATAGTGACGAGTTTTCTACGGCACATCCTGCATTAAGTAAGGATGGGAAAAGATTATTTTTTGCTAGTGATCGTCCAGGTAGTATGACTGATGGAAATAATAGATTGACATCAGACATCTGGTATGTTACCATCGATGAAAATGGTGATTTCAGTGAGCCTGTTAATGTGAATTCAGTGAATACAATTGGTAATGATTTATTTCCTTTTATAAGTGATAATGGCGATTTTTATTATTCTTCAACAGGTCATCAAGGTTTAGGAGGTTTAGATGTTTATGTCGTTCAAACTAATGATAAAGGAATGCCAGTCAAAGAAGTAATCAACATAGGTAAGCCAGTAAACAGTTCATATGATGATTTTGCTTTTATAATAAAGGATAGTTTAAAAACTGGATATTTTAGTTCTAACAGGAAATCAGGTAAAGGACTAGATGATATTTACAGTTTCAAACAAACTAAAGATCTGAAATGTGTTGTAGATATTAATGGTATCGTTACTAATGAAGAAAATGGAGAATTAATGCCGTTTGCAACAGTAACTCTATTAGATAAAGACAATAAGAAAATAAAATCTATCGTAGTAGGTGAAGATGCAGCTTACAGCTTTGTGTTAGAGTGTGGACAGAATTATTCAATAAGAGCGCAAAAAGAAGACTTCTCTATTGCTGAAGAGTTTGTTCAAACACCTAAAATTTCTACTACATTAGAGCAACCGCTTGCTGTTGCAAAAGCAGTAGAGGATAAGGTTGTCGATATTAAAGTAGGTGATGATTTAAATGATATACTAGATCTTAATATGATTTATTTTGATTTTGATAAACACAACATTAGGTATGATGCAGAGATTGAATTGCAAAAAGTGCTTGCGTTTATGAAAGCTTATCCTAACTCAATCATTGACATAAGATCACACACAGACAGTCGTGCGTCTGATGGTTATAATATTAAATTAAGTGATCGTAGAGCAAAAAGTACGAGAGCATACCTTATCATGAAGGGTATAAAAGCAAATCGCTTGACAGCTAGAGGCTATGGAGAGTATCAATTGGTAAATGAATGTTCTAATGGTGTGGATTGTACTGAAGAGCAACATCAACTCAACAGACGTTCAGAATTTATAATAATGAAATTGAAATAA
- the idi gene encoding isopentenyl-diphosphate Delta-isomerase, translating to MDNKEYVILVNPEDEKVGLMEKIEAHEKALLHRAFSVFIINDKDEILLQQRALSKYHSPGLWTNTCCSHQRDGESNIEAGKRRLVEEMGMTADLKELFHFIYIAPFDNGLTEHELDHVMVGYSNDDPVINPDEVASFKWMKANDIQEDMIAQPDLYTAWFKIIFDKYYNHIS from the coding sequence ATGGATAATAAAGAGTACGTTATATTAGTAAATCCCGAGGATGAAAAAGTAGGCCTCATGGAAAAGATAGAGGCCCATGAAAAAGCACTTTTGCATAGAGCGTTTTCAGTGTTCATTATTAATGACAAGGATGAGATTTTACTTCAACAAAGAGCACTAAGTAAATATCACTCTCCTGGATTGTGGACTAACACATGTTGTAGTCATCAAAGAGATGGAGAAAGTAATATAGAGGCTGGTAAAAGAAGACTAGTGGAGGAAATGGGTATGACCGCAGATCTTAAAGAACTATTTCACTTTATATATATAGCACCATTTGACAATGGCCTTACAGAACATGAGCTTGATCATGTAATGGTAGGATACTCAAATGATGATCCTGTTATTAATCCAGATGAAGTAGCAAGCTTCAAATGGATGAAAGCAAACGACATTCAAGAAGATATGATCGCGCAACCAGATCTTTACACTGCGTGGTTTAAGATCATTTTTGACAAATATTATAATCATATCTCATGA
- a CDS encoding 6-pyruvoyl trahydropterin synthase family protein, with product MRITAYRKAHFNAAHRLHRPDWSDQKNAAIFGKCNNPNFHGHNYDLEVGVTGDVDPETGYLIDLKILKDVIKSEVEEAFDHKNLNIEVPDFKTLNPTAENIAYVIYNKIKAKLDSKYDIEIKLYETERNFVVYKGE from the coding sequence ATGAGAATAACAGCCTATCGTAAAGCGCACTTTAACGCTGCGCACAGACTGCATAGACCAGACTGGAGTGATCAAAAAAATGCAGCTATCTTTGGTAAGTGCAATAACCCAAATTTTCATGGTCACAACTATGATCTTGAAGTAGGTGTGACAGGTGACGTGGATCCAGAAACAGGATATCTTATAGATTTGAAAATTTTAAAAGATGTTATCAAATCTGAAGTAGAGGAAGCCTTTGATCATAAAAATTTAAATATTGAAGTCCCAGATTTCAAAACATTAAATCCCACGGCAGAAAATATTGCTTATGTGATTTATAATAAAATAAAAGCAAAACTCGACTCAAAGTACGACATAGAAATAAAACTCTATGAAACAGAACGTAATTTTGTAGTCTATAAAGGAGAATAA
- a CDS encoding type I phosphomannose isomerase catalytic subunit — translation MKLYPLSFEPILKDKIWGGDKLNKIKNIEPPISKLGESWEISVVENDISVVKSGAYRGLNLNELIEKFPQELLGEKVIEQHGKQFPLLIKYINAAQDLSIQVHPDDAVAMKKHNSFGKTEMWYIMDAQPDSRLILGFKEESNKDAFAKAISENTVMDLFNQIEVTEGDSFFIKPGLVHAIGAGITLAEIQQSSDITYRVYDFDRRDHLGNARELHIDDSIEVSDYKVSHNHVIDYNPNQSGEQNLATNQYFTTDYLFFKGCKRIEVNVHKSFMVLMNVGKSCDVYCNGISHKLEPAQTILIPAAVPYVLVKSSNEAKLLSVHL, via the coding sequence ATGAAGTTATACCCGTTAAGTTTCGAGCCTATTTTAAAGGATAAAATATGGGGTGGAGATAAACTCAATAAGATAAAAAATATAGAGCCGCCCATATCAAAACTAGGAGAAAGCTGGGAGATTTCAGTTGTCGAAAATGATATAAGTGTCGTGAAATCAGGTGCTTATCGAGGTCTTAATCTTAATGAGTTGATTGAGAAATTCCCACAAGAATTACTAGGTGAAAAGGTTATTGAACAACACGGTAAACAGTTTCCACTACTTATTAAATATATCAATGCGGCACAAGATTTATCGATTCAGGTACATCCCGATGATGCTGTAGCTATGAAAAAGCACAACAGTTTTGGTAAAACTGAAATGTGGTATATTATGGATGCGCAACCAGATTCAAGATTGATTTTAGGATTTAAGGAAGAGAGTAATAAAGACGCTTTCGCGAAAGCGATATCTGAAAACACTGTAATGGATTTATTTAATCAAATCGAGGTTACAGAAGGTGATTCTTTCTTTATTAAACCGGGCTTAGTACATGCCATAGGTGCAGGGATTACCCTTGCTGAAATTCAACAGTCTAGCGATATTACCTATAGAGTATACGATTTTGATAGAAGAGATCATTTAGGGAATGCAAGAGAACTACACATAGACGACTCTATAGAAGTTAGTGATTATAAAGTGTCTCATAATCATGTGATTGATTATAATCCTAATCAATCAGGTGAACAGAATCTAGCCACTAATCAATATTTTACAACAGATTATCTTTTCTTTAAAGGATGCAAGCGTATCGAAGTGAATGTGCATAAAAGTTTTATGGTATTAATGAATGTAGGTAAGTCTTGCGATGTGTACTGTAATGGCATAAGTCATAAACTAGAGCCTGCACAGACTATTTTAATACCTGCTGCGGTACCCTATGTATTAGTAAAATCTAGTAATGAAGCAAAATTGTTGAGCGTTCATCTATAG
- a CDS encoding DUF4369 domain-containing protein: MKNTFIAIITLLILTSCGNDKSGNLIVNGTVDGLKIGKLYLQQLQDTTLVNVDSVIVDGEAPFQMSATIDEPQLMYIYLDKKDGTIYDDRLTFFAEDTIITINTTLDKFETSAVVTGSKNQKLYNEFNEVNRQLSERYTDLFKRSMNLSQADVRDQDSIDALSTDINKHLKRKVGYALNFAMLNKDYEIAPFILLKEGYEANPVYLDSAYNMMPKKIQSSRYGKQLSEFIKERKEEL, translated from the coding sequence ATGAAAAACACATTTATAGCCATAATCACTTTATTAATTTTAACCTCTTGCGGTAATGATAAGAGTGGTAATCTGATTGTTAATGGTACCGTAGATGGACTTAAGATAGGTAAGTTATACTTGCAACAATTGCAGGATACTACTTTAGTAAACGTAGATTCTGTTATTGTAGATGGAGAAGCGCCTTTTCAAATGAGCGCGACTATAGATGAACCACAATTAATGTACATATATCTAGATAAAAAAGACGGTACCATCTATGATGACAGACTAACATTTTTTGCAGAGGATACAATCATCACAATCAATACAACACTTGATAAATTTGAAACTAGCGCAGTCGTTACTGGTTCAAAAAACCAAAAATTATATAATGAGTTTAATGAGGTGAATAGGCAACTATCAGAACGTTATACAGATTTATTTAAGCGCAGTATGAATTTAAGTCAAGCTGATGTAAGAGATCAAGATTCTATTGATGCTCTATCTACTGACATCAACAAGCATTTAAAAAGAAAAGTAGGATATGCATTAAATTTTGCAATGCTTAATAAGGACTATGAAATTGCCCCATTTATACTTTTAAAAGAAGGTTATGAAGCTAATCCAGTATATCTAGATAGTGCTTATAACATGATGCCAAAAAAAATTCAGAGCAGTCGTTATGGAAAACAACTGTCTGAATTTATTAAAGAAAGAAAAGAGGAATTATAA
- a CDS encoding DUF819 domain-containing protein: protein MIFQELVENAIDTTPFITKDTIVFGLLMICLTLVFYSSSLKKGFWTGFYKIVPALLMCYLLPSILSSLGIIAPEWTTIDEDGTVTENSSSLYYMASRYLLPAALVLMTLSIDLKAVFNLGPKALIMFLTGTIGIVIGGPIAILIIGSFSPETVGGEGFDAVWRGLSTLAGSWIGGGANQTAMLEVYEFNQAKYGGMVLVDIVVANLWMGILLFGIGKAAKIDRWFGADSRAIEDLKKRVSDYTASVKREATFTDTMVMLGIGFGAVAIAHFGANYLSDLTSNMDGISDNIYLSFLTSQFFWMISIATMIGILLSFTPAKSYEGTGASSIGSIFIYVLVATIGMKMDLTQIVENPLLILVGIVWMAIHAGLLILMAKLIKAPYFFLAVGSQANVGGAASAPIVAAEFHPSLTSVGVLLAVFGYVVGTIGAIACTVLMQIVATS from the coding sequence ATGATTTTTCAAGAGCTAGTAGAAAATGCCATCGACACAACTCCTTTCATCACTAAAGACACTATCGTTTTTGGTTTATTGATGATATGTCTCACATTGGTATTTTATTCTTCTTCTTTAAAAAAAGGCTTTTGGACTGGATTTTATAAAATTGTTCCGGCTTTACTAATGTGCTATTTATTACCATCTATCTTAAGTTCTCTGGGAATTATTGCTCCAGAATGGACTACTATAGATGAGGATGGAACGGTTACTGAGAATAGCTCATCTCTATATTACATGGCGTCGCGTTACTTATTACCAGCAGCACTAGTGTTGATGACTTTATCAATAGACTTAAAGGCCGTATTTAACTTAGGCCCTAAAGCACTTATTATGTTTCTTACTGGAACTATAGGAATTGTTATAGGTGGACCAATCGCTATTTTAATTATAGGTTCCTTTTCTCCAGAAACAGTCGGTGGCGAAGGTTTTGACGCAGTATGGCGCGGACTTTCTACTCTTGCTGGAAGCTGGATAGGTGGTGGTGCAAATCAAACAGCCATGCTTGAAGTTTATGAGTTCAATCAAGCAAAATATGGCGGTATGGTACTGGTAGATATTGTGGTGGCAAACTTGTGGATGGGAATTCTTCTTTTTGGGATAGGGAAAGCTGCAAAAATAGATCGATGGTTTGGTGCTGACAGTCGTGCGATAGAAGATCTTAAAAAACGAGTTTCTGATTATACAGCAAGTGTAAAACGAGAAGCTACTTTTACTGATACCATGGTGATGTTAGGAATAGGTTTTGGAGCTGTCGCCATAGCTCACTTTGGAGCAAATTACCTATCTGATTTAACAAGTAACATGGATGGGATATCTGATAATATCTATTTAAGCTTCTTAACGAGTCAGTTCTTTTGGATGATTTCCATAGCGACAATGATAGGAATCTTGTTGTCGTTTACACCAGCAAAGAGTTATGAAGGTACTGGCGCCAGTAGTATAGGTAGTATTTTCATTTATGTACTAGTAGCGACCATAGGAATGAAAATGGATTTAACGCAAATCGTAGAAAACCCATTATTAATTCTAGTAGGTATTGTATGGATGGCTATCCATGCTGGATTATTAATCCTTATGGCTAAGTTAATTAAAGCTCCATATTTTTTCCTTGCCGTAGGCTCACAGGCAAATGTCGGTGGTGCAGCCAGCGCTCCTATCGTTGCTGCAGAGTTTCATCCATCACTGACTAGTGTCGGTGTATTACTAGCCGTTTTTGGCTATGTAGTCGGTACTATAGGTGCTATAGCCTGTACAGTATTAATGCAAATTGTCGCAACATCTTAA
- a CDS encoding alpha/beta hydrolase family protein: protein MKKIIILIALLPLLCFSQNLFNKGNKEVEKDPTELNITENVQGTLWLPDGVSNPPLVIMLTGSGPNDRDGNSVMTKNDSHKQLALALKKEGIATYRYDKRVVTQMKKKKVDPDTSFDDFVKDARDIVAYFEKDKRFSKIYIAGHSQGSLVGMLAVNKNIDGFISLAGAGEVIDNVIVSQIAAQSPGLDTIARTTFDKMRAQEEIVEDVNPYLMQLQGPQMQPFMESWMAYDPAIEIAKLKTPILIINGDRDFQVSIEQAKMLHAAAPSSQLEIIEGLNHVLKKVGKDDIEAAKSYTDVNFPIHPVLIEKMVAFIKR from the coding sequence ATGAAAAAAATAATCATTTTAATAGCACTACTTCCTCTACTATGTTTTTCACAAAACCTATTTAATAAAGGCAATAAAGAAGTAGAAAAAGACCCTACAGAATTAAACATTACAGAAAATGTTCAAGGAACATTATGGTTACCAGATGGAGTGTCTAATCCACCTCTAGTAATTATGTTAACTGGTAGTGGCCCTAATGACAGAGATGGTAATAGTGTAATGACTAAAAACGATAGTCATAAACAACTCGCTCTTGCTTTAAAAAAGGAAGGTATTGCCACCTATCGATATGACAAGCGTGTAGTAACACAGATGAAAAAGAAAAAAGTAGATCCTGATACTAGCTTTGACGATTTTGTTAAAGATGCGCGTGATATCGTTGCCTATTTTGAGAAAGACAAACGCTTTTCAAAGATTTACATCGCCGGTCATAGTCAAGGCTCATTAGTAGGTATGCTAGCCGTTAATAAAAATATTGACGGGTTTATTTCACTAGCTGGTGCCGGAGAAGTTATTGATAACGTCATTGTCTCTCAAATAGCAGCACAAAGTCCCGGACTGGACACCATCGCGAGAACTACTTTTGATAAAATGCGTGCCCAAGAAGAAATCGTGGAAGATGTAAATCCTTATCTGATGCAATTACAAGGTCCGCAAATGCAACCTTTTATGGAGTCCTGGATGGCTTATGATCCAGCCATAGAAATCGCAAAATTAAAAACACCTATTTTGATTATTAATGGAGATCGTGATTTTCAAGTATCTATAGAACAGGCAAAAATGCTGCATGCTGCTGCACCTTCTAGTCAATTAGAAATCATTGAAGGATTGAATCATGTACTTAAAAAGGTAGGTAAAGACGATATCGAAGCTGCAAAAAGTTATACTGACGTAAATTTCCCTATCCATCCTGTTTTAATAGAAAAAATGGTCGCTTTTATTAAGAGATAA
- a CDS encoding SdpI family protein: protein MRNSSLQETVIIILTLIPFIYLGFVYSSLPDILPMHWNANGEVDRMGSKQELWLIPILLTGLMYVILKYVPKLDPKGQIKKMGNKFGHLRVAITLFQTALAVGIIYMSTTYKDGDTGSPSWIFMLIGLLFIVIGNYMPAMKPNYFVGIRTPWTLDNENVWRKTHRVGAILFIISGVIILTTSLLLNFQIAFYATIGTAFVIAAWTFIYSYTLYKKLQ, encoded by the coding sequence ATGAGAAATTCATCTTTACAAGAAACGGTTATTATCATCCTCACTCTTATACCATTTATATATTTAGGGTTCGTTTATAGTAGCTTACCAGACATATTACCGATGCACTGGAATGCAAATGGCGAGGTGGACCGCATGGGCAGTAAACAAGAATTGTGGTTAATTCCCATCTTATTAACTGGATTGATGTACGTTATATTAAAATATGTACCTAAACTAGACCCAAAAGGTCAAATTAAAAAAATGGGAAATAAATTTGGCCATTTAAGAGTTGCCATCACTTTATTTCAGACTGCACTTGCGGTAGGTATTATATATATGTCTACCACTTATAAGGATGGTGATACCGGTTCACCTTCATGGATTTTTATGCTTATAGGGCTATTATTTATCGTGATAGGCAATTACATGCCAGCTATGAAACCTAACTATTTTGTCGGTATAAGAACACCATGGACACTTGATAATGAGAATGTATGGCGCAAAACACATCGTGTAGGCGCTATATTATTTATCATATCAGGCGTTATAATATTAACTACGTCGTTATTACTTAATTTTCAAATCGCTTTTTATGCCACGATTGGCACAGCATTTGTCATAGCGGCATGGACCTTTATTTACAGTTACACACTTTATAAAAAACTACAGTAA
- a CDS encoding autorepressor SdpR family transcription factor — protein sequence MNSLFKALNDNTRREILEILKDEDLNAGEIASHFDISKPSISHHLDLLKQAGLVTAIKNGQYITYSINTTVMDELVQWIMKLKD from the coding sequence GTGAACAGCCTTTTTAAAGCTTTAAATGATAACACGCGACGAGAAATTCTTGAAATCCTTAAGGATGAAGACCTCAACGCTGGAGAAATAGCAAGTCATTTTGATATTTCTAAACCTAGCATATCGCATCATCTCGATTTATTAAAGCAAGCTGGTTTAGTAACGGCTATAAAAAATGGGCAGTACATCACCTACTCTATTAACACAACGGTTATGGATGAGTTAGTTCAATGGATTATGAAACTAAAAGATTAA
- a CDS encoding TIGR03643 family protein, which translates to MARAKDILKDLDDRAIDRIIEMGWEDRTPFDAIEAQFGVTESQVIKIMRNQMKESSFRMWRARVQGRSTKHVAQRDPEMDRFRCSRQRHISNNKVSKR; encoded by the coding sequence ATGGCAAGAGCAAAAGATATTTTAAAAGACCTAGATGACAGAGCAATAGACCGTATTATAGAAATGGGCTGGGAAGACCGTACACCTTTTGATGCTATCGAGGCACAGTTTGGTGTTACAGAAAGTCAAGTCATTAAAATCATGCGCAACCAGATGAAGGAAAGTAGTTTCCGTATGTGGCGAGCTCGTGTTCAAGGTCGTTCTACTAAACATGTCGCACAACGTGATCCAGAAATGGACCGTTTCCGCTGCTCTAGACAACGTCATATATCTAATAATAAGGTATCAAAACGATAA
- a CDS encoding alpha-ketoglutarate-dependent dioxygenase AlkB family protein produces MHNNLFPTDFPDIPDALVHYDGNFYAFAEAQELLSILIKETPWRQNKITVYGKEYDEPRLTQLYGDPGINYGYSNISFNALPWTKTLQKIKQDVENATGATFNICLINRYRNGQDSNGWHADNEKELGTNPVIASISLGQERFFHLKHLNNKDWKFKFPLQHGSLLVMAGQTQHTYKHQIAKTKRPIDERINLTFRKIVKP; encoded by the coding sequence ATGCATAACAATTTGTTCCCGACAGATTTTCCAGATATACCAGATGCTCTAGTGCATTATGATGGTAATTTTTACGCTTTCGCGGAAGCGCAAGAACTACTATCCATATTAATCAAAGAAACACCATGGAGACAAAATAAGATTACGGTTTATGGTAAAGAATATGACGAACCTAGACTAACCCAGCTCTATGGAGATCCAGGAATAAATTACGGTTACAGCAACATCTCTTTTAATGCGTTACCATGGACCAAGACACTGCAAAAAATTAAGCAAGATGTTGAAAATGCTACAGGTGCAACATTTAATATTTGCCTCATAAATAGATATAGAAATGGGCAAGATTCTAACGGCTGGCATGCAGATAATGAAAAAGAACTAGGAACCAATCCAGTAATTGCTTCTATAAGTCTAGGTCAAGAAAGGTTTTTTCATTTAAAACATCTTAATAATAAAGACTGGAAATTTAAATTCCCACTACAACACGGCAGCTTATTAGTTATGGCAGGTCAAACACAACATACCTATAAACATCAAATTGCCAAAACTAAAAGACCTATTGATGAACGTATCAACCTTACCTTTAGAAAGATTGTTAAACCATAG